The following proteins come from a genomic window of Melospiza melodia melodia isolate bMelMel2 unplaced genomic scaffold, bMelMel2.pri scaffold_28, whole genome shotgun sequence:
- the LOC134433965 gene encoding olfactory receptor 14A16-like: protein MSNSSSIRHFLLLALADMRQLQLLHFCLLLGISLAALLGNGLIISTVACSHHLHTPLFFFLLNLALSDLGSICTTVPKAMHNSLWDTRDISYTGCAVQVFLIFFFLSAEFSLLTIMCYDRYVSICKPLHYRTLLGSRTCAHMAAAAWASAFLNALMHTANTFSLPLCHGNALGQFFCEIPQILTLSCSKSYLREFGLLVFSICLALCCFVFIVFSYVQIFRAVLRIPSEQRRHKAFSTCLPHLAVVSLFLSTGTLYYLKPPSISSPSLDLALSVLYSVVPPVLNPLIYSLRNQELKAAVWRLMTGVFRKH from the coding sequence atgtccaacagcagctccatcaggcacttcctcctcctggcattggcagacatgcggcagttgcagctcctgcacttctgcctcttgctgggcatctccctggctgccctcctgggcaacggactcatcatcagcactgtagcctgcagccaccacctgcacacacccctgttcttcttcctgctcaacttggccctcagcgacctgggctccatctgcaccactgtccccaaagccatgcacaattccctctgggacaccagggacatctcctacactggatgtgctgtccaagtctttctgattttcttcttcctctcagcagagttttctctcctgaccatcatgtgctacgaccgctacgtgtccatctgcaaaccccttcactacaggaccctcctgggcagcagaacttgtgcccacatggcagcagctgcctgggccagtgcctttctcaatgctctcatgcacacagccaatacattttccctgcccctgtgccatggcaatgccttgggccagttcttctgtgaaatcccacagatcctcacactctcctgctccaaatcctatctcagagAATTTGGGCTCCTTGTGTTTTCCATCTGTTTAGCATTGTgttgctttgtgttcattgttttctcttatgtgcagatcttcagggctgtgctgaggatcccctctgagcagagacggcacaaagccttttccacctgcctccctcacttggccgtggtctccctgttcctcagcactggtacaCTTTATTAtcttaagcccccctccatctcctccccatccctggatctggccctgtcagttctgtactcggtggtgcctccagtgctgaatcccctcatctacagcctgaggaaccaggagctgaaggctgcagtgtggagactgatgactggcgTGTTTcggaagcattaa